A part of Cottoperca gobio chromosome 4, fCotGob3.1, whole genome shotgun sequence genomic DNA contains:
- the LOC115006960 gene encoding disabled homolog 1-like, translated as MMETDQTAASCHAPGQTSVKSWLSSNTRGAPSDFSSRFQGDGVRYKAKLIGMDPVPDAQGHKMCWDSMMKLKGFDAVARKQGKHKQRVWLKLSSCGLRIVDERTGAVLHDHDRSRISSLTKDESDPRALAYVYQHQDTYCLFYIKMANLADPVLVDIEEVCKMVDQETSEDSAEAPTQTNSLFLINDSPAAPAEGPAFEGEFSPRPDSSSGQSNQASSSNELMEVFSIQMEEPLMPDQSSCSSQPESPHPTLSASQILSMFPTQPAGGSPYSSPPYSPTSVPWGQQGLLGNQWAGQAAASWPTMPGNMAAWAPAGIAAPPAGGQILAHGPQPGFMTGGNSPASPTAVNGYPSPFNSFYAPAGATAPLQSVSPTLDQYPLL; from the exons ATGATGGAGACGGACCAAACGGCTGCGAGTTGTCATGCCCCGGGCCAAACTTCTGTCAAGAGTTGGCTCTCCTCCAACACAAGAG GAGCACCCAGTGACTTCTCCTCCCGCTTCCAAGGAGACGGGGTTCGCTACAAAGCCAAGCTGATCGGCATGGACCCGGTACCCGACGCCCAGGGACACAAGATGTGCTGGGACTCCATGATGAAGTTAAAG gGCTTTGATGCAGTAGCAAGGAAACAgggcaaacacaaacagagagttTGGTTAAAACTTTCCTCATGCGGCCTGAGAATCGTGGATGAAAGGACCGGG GCTGTACTCCATGACCACGACAGGAGCAGGATCAGCTCTTTGACGAAAGATGAATCTGACCCCAGAGCTTTGGCCTACGTCTACCAACACCAAGACACCTACTGCCTCTTCTACATCAAGATGGCAAACCtg GCAGATCCGGTCCTGGTTGACATCGAGGAGGTTTGTAAGATGGTGGACCAGGAGACATCAGAGGACTCTGCAGAGGCACCGACACAA ACCAATTCCTTATTTCTAATAAATGACAGTCCAGCCGCTCCAGCTGAG GGACCAGCTTTTGAAGGTGAGTTCAGTCCACGGCCAGATTCTTCATCAGGACAATCAAACCAG GCCTCTTCCAGTAATGAGCTGATGGAAGTTTTCTCCATCCAGATGGAGGAGCCGCTGATGCCCGACCAGAGCTCCTGCTCCAGTCAGCCAG aGTCCCCACATCCAACGCTCTCCGCCTCTCAGATCCTCTCCATGTTCCCCACACAGCCAGCAGGGGGCTCTCCATACTCCTCGCCCCCATACTCTCCCACCAGCGTGCCCTGGGGGCAGCAGGGGCTTCTGGGAAATCAGTGGGCAGGTCAAGCTGCGGCATCTTGGCCCACAATGCCCGGCAATATGGCAGCATGGGCACCAGCAGGCATCGCGGCGCCCCCTGCAGGCGGACAGATTCTGGCTCACGGCCCTCAGCCAGGATTCATGACGGGAGGAAACTCACCCGCTTCACCCACTGCGGTCAACGGGTACCCCTC